One Desulfurispora thermophila DSM 16022 DNA segment encodes these proteins:
- a CDS encoding ImmA/IrrE family metallo-endopeptidase encodes MPMELFQLAEREGIIIEWWDFEPPLEAVYWAAPKLPPVIGLANSLDYAPRAYFRCVLAEELGHHFTTVGCRIPRTYFHYRDRMEVSRAEYRALRWAAQWLIPLDKLAQAFKWGIVEVWELAEYFDVTEDMVRFRLSLPDMLELRLAG; translated from the coding sequence ATGCCGATGGAGTTGTTTCAGCTTGCGGAACGGGAGGGGATAATCATTGAATGGTGGGATTTTGAACCCCCGCTGGAAGCTGTCTACTGGGCGGCCCCAAAGTTACCGCCGGTAATTGGGCTGGCCAACTCCCTCGACTATGCACCCAGGGCGTATTTCAGGTGTGTGTTGGCTGAGGAGTTGGGTCACCATTTTACCACTGTAGGTTGCCGTATACCTCGCACCTATTTCCACTACCGGGACCGTATGGAGGTGAGCAGAGCAGAGTATAGGGCTTTAAGGTGGGCGGCGCAATGGTTAATACCCTTGGACAAGCTTGCACAAGCGTTTAAATGGGGCATTGTTGAGGTATGGGAGCTTGCAGAGTATTTCGATGTGACGGAGGATATGGTGAGGTTTAGGTTAAGCCTACCGGATATGCTGGAGCTCCGGTTGGCGGGTTAA
- a CDS encoding helix-turn-helix domain-containing protein gives MGFGERLKKARQRKGLTQAQLGKLLNVSDATINRYEREQRKPDPEMLRKLAEVLDVSVDYLLNGPKASVHDFETLGTHRTDDPLKELPEEARRSLEEFQEYILRKYGKKKD, from the coding sequence ATGGGTTTTGGAGAAAGACTAAAAAAGGCCCGCCAAAGGAAGGGGCTTACACAGGCTCAATTAGGCAAGCTATTAAATGTCTCCGATGCTACAATTAATAGGTACGAACGCGAGCAAAGAAAACCAGACCCCGAGATGCTCCGTAAACTCGCCGAGGTACTGGACGTATCGGTTGATTACTTGTTGAATGGGCCTAAAGCATCAGTTCATGACTTTGAAACCCTTGGCACCCACCGTACCGACGACCCGTTAAAGGAACTCCCCGAAGAGGCGCGACGAAGCTTGGAAGAATTTCAGGAGTACATTCTCCGCAAATACGGCAAAAAGAAAGATTAA
- a CDS encoding helix-turn-helix domain-containing protein, whose translation MKRYIDLAKIRALRKQKGLTQEDMAQALGYMTAIGYHYLETGKRRITAERLADIATILGVNVDDLYTNEPTNMVDSPAINE comes from the coding sequence ATGAAACGGTATATAGACCTTGCTAAAATCAGAGCACTTCGCAAGCAAAAAGGCCTTACTCAAGAGGACATGGCGCAAGCCTTAGGATATATGACTGCCATCGGTTATCACTATTTAGAAACCGGTAAGCGTCGTATTACTGCTGAAAGGCTTGCAGATATAGCAACCATTTTGGGTGTAAACGTCGATGATTTGTATACCAATGAGCCTACCAATATGGTAGATAGCCCCGCCATCAACGAATAA
- a CDS encoding helix-turn-helix domain-containing protein, with translation MAFGQALREARLKRGVTQQALGSEAYVSDSLISDIEHGRRKGSKEIRAALARALDYAKLYMEAAEEVTGGVYCTPWLDGDGVDLYRTSVWAKTCEELNEAIKAVSSADVINAPSKADEAHRQLVWDSLMQVLDARVAIDHYVAVICEEYGYSILEVYQEHRRKLESRGYVKPRQKRNGSF, from the coding sequence ATGGCTTTTGGGCAGGCGCTGAGGGAGGCGAGGCTGAAGCGAGGCGTTACGCAGCAGGCCCTGGGCAGCGAAGCTTACGTAAGTGATTCGTTAATCAGCGATATAGAGCACGGGCGAAGGAAAGGGTCAAAGGAAATCAGGGCTGCACTGGCAAGGGCACTGGACTACGCCAAGCTCTACATGGAAGCAGCGGAAGAAGTAACTGGAGGGGTTTACTGCACGCCCTGGCTCGATGGCGACGGGGTGGACCTTTACCGGACCAGCGTATGGGCTAAAACCTGCGAGGAGCTTAACGAGGCTATCAAAGCGGTGTCCAGTGCGGACGTAATCAACGCCCCGAGCAAGGCGGACGAAGCCCACCGGCAGTTGGTATGGGACAGCTTAATGCAGGTACTCGACGCCCGGGTGGCTATCGACCACTACGTGGCGGTGATATGCGAGGAGTACGGCTACAGCATCCTGGAAGTTTACCAGGAGCACCGCCGGAAACTCGAAAGCCGGGGCTATGTAAAACCCCGGCAAAAAAGAAATGGCTCTTTTTAG
- a CDS encoding DUF6166 domain-containing protein → MATCTRCNMPLKDPDSVKRRFGPVCWAKVQAEKVKEEARESGGFYDGGDIILRRVNGCATANVPHAIVYHSPTGFEWGYGGSGPADLALNILYAVTGNKELAMKHYQQFKWDFIAKVPAEGGVIKRDEIIEWLRRNGCEVD, encoded by the coding sequence ATGGCTACGTGCACAAGGTGCAACATGCCGTTAAAAGACCCCGATAGTGTTAAACGACGGTTTGGCCCAGTCTGCTGGGCAAAGGTCCAGGCAGAGAAAGTCAAGGAAGAAGCCAGAGAGTCCGGCGGATTTTACGATGGCGGCGACATTATCCTGCGCCGTGTGAATGGGTGTGCTACTGCTAACGTGCCTCACGCCATAGTGTACCATAGCCCAACTGGTTTCGAGTGGGGCTATGGAGGAAGCGGACCGGCTGATTTGGCGCTCAACATCCTCTATGCCGTCACTGGAAACAAGGAACTGGCCATGAAACACTACCAGCAGTTTAAGTGGGACTTTATCGCCAAAGTGCCGGCAGAAGGCGGAGTGATAAAGCGGGATGAGATAATCGAGTGGCTGCGGCGCAACGGCTGTGAAGTGGACTGA
- a CDS encoding metallophosphoesterase family protein: MKILAAPDLHCFWPNYSRTLEDGTPSRLHDWRRTASALADVAMVHNVAVALFPGDFFPNSRPAPAQVLEVVELFSRLEQLGISVVGCAGNHDLLGPGQPSPVDVVARFSPDGMRWGITKPSWVKLDGLNVVVLPSVKVPQTNGDPAAAAQELSEELIKVARALVAQAMDWKPQPTVIMGHWAISGCSLAAGNVLAATEPTLPLGELQSLPVQAVVMGHIHTPQVLATNPLVLHTGTFERHDFGEEGIQPGCYVIDLDTQKAEFIPLPARKFVTLDLNNLPPNTLDDKKRMAELVKDAVVRVKYRCTEEDAKFMDHTKIAQKINEAGAFMLAGIYPDIIRSERSREASINESTSPIEALKKWLALRDDISPELKAKVIAAAEGLIKEVA; this comes from the coding sequence ATGAAAATCCTTGCAGCTCCCGACCTCCATTGCTTCTGGCCCAACTACAGCCGAACTCTAGAAGACGGTACCCCTTCCCGGCTCCATGACTGGCGCAGAACTGCCAGCGCCCTGGCGGACGTGGCGATGGTCCATAACGTGGCCGTCGCCCTCTTCCCGGGCGACTTCTTCCCGAATTCGAGGCCGGCACCAGCGCAGGTGCTGGAAGTGGTCGAGTTATTCTCTCGCTTGGAGCAGCTCGGAATTTCCGTCGTGGGGTGTGCCGGCAATCATGACCTGCTTGGTCCTGGCCAACCGTCGCCAGTGGACGTGGTGGCTCGTTTCTCTCCTGACGGAATGCGCTGGGGGATAACTAAGCCAAGCTGGGTTAAGCTCGACGGGCTCAACGTGGTGGTGCTACCTTCGGTCAAGGTTCCACAAACCAACGGGGACCCGGCTGCTGCCGCCCAGGAGCTATCCGAGGAACTCATTAAAGTAGCCCGTGCCCTCGTTGCCCAGGCTATGGATTGGAAACCCCAGCCTACCGTGATAATGGGCCACTGGGCGATTTCGGGGTGCAGTTTAGCCGCCGGGAATGTCCTGGCTGCCACTGAGCCAACATTGCCGCTCGGAGAACTGCAAAGCCTCCCGGTTCAGGCCGTGGTAATGGGCCACATCCACACTCCGCAGGTGCTGGCTACCAACCCCCTGGTGCTGCACACCGGGACTTTTGAACGACACGACTTCGGTGAAGAGGGCATCCAACCGGGGTGCTATGTCATCGACCTTGACACCCAAAAAGCAGAATTTATTCCCCTGCCGGCCCGGAAATTCGTCACCCTGGACCTCAACAACTTACCGCCAAACACCTTGGACGATAAAAAGCGTATGGCCGAGCTCGTAAAGGATGCCGTGGTGCGGGTGAAATACCGTTGCACCGAAGAAGATGCAAAGTTCATGGACCATACAAAGATAGCCCAGAAGATTAACGAGGCCGGAGCATTCATGCTGGCCGGCATTTATCCAGACATAATTCGTTCAGAGCGCAGCCGGGAGGCCAGCATCAATGAGAGCACGTCTCCTATCGAAGCCTTGAAGAAGTGGCTGGCCCTGCGTGATGACATCAGCCCAGAACTAAAGGCCAAAGTTATAGCCGCAGCCGAGGGCCTTATAAAGGAGGTGGCGTAG